In Caldicellulosiruptor obsidiansis OB47, a single window of DNA contains:
- a CDS encoding ABC transporter ATP-binding protein, with the protein MNEVLIEVKNLKKYFPVKMGLGKKAYIKAVDDVSFFIKKGETLGLVGESGCGKSTTGRTIIRLYEPTSGQIIFKGEDITKRDMLPYRKSMQMIFQDPYASLNPRMTVGDIIGEPLEIHNIAKGNEKKERVQELLRLVGLSSEHANRYPHEFSGGQRQRIGIARALAVEPEFIICDEPISALDVSIQAQIVNMLEDLQQKFSLTYLFIAHDLSMVKHISSRVGVMYLGKLVELAESNELYSNPLHPYTQALLSAIPIPDPKISKERTRIILEGDVPSPLNPPTGCRFRTRCKYAFDRCKEEEPKFRDVGSGHYVACHLMDKK; encoded by the coding sequence TTGAATGAGGTTTTGATTGAAGTAAAAAATCTAAAAAAGTATTTTCCAGTAAAGATGGGACTGGGGAAAAAAGCATATATAAAAGCGGTGGATGATGTGAGCTTTTTCATAAAAAAAGGAGAAACATTGGGACTTGTTGGTGAAAGCGGCTGTGGAAAATCTACAACAGGAAGAACCATCATAAGGCTTTATGAGCCAACAAGCGGGCAGATTATATTCAAAGGAGAAGATATAACAAAAAGAGACATGCTTCCTTATAGAAAATCCATGCAGATGATTTTCCAGGATCCGTATGCCTCACTTAATCCCAGGATGACAGTTGGTGATATTATAGGTGAGCCGCTTGAGATACACAACATTGCAAAGGGCAATGAAAAAAAAGAAAGAGTTCAAGAACTTTTAAGACTTGTGGGACTCAGCAGCGAGCATGCAAACAGGTACCCGCACGAGTTTTCTGGTGGTCAGAGACAGCGAATTGGTATTGCAAGGGCTTTAGCAGTTGAGCCTGAATTTATCATATGCGATGAGCCAATATCAGCGCTTGATGTGTCGATACAGGCTCAGATTGTGAATATGCTGGAAGATTTGCAGCAAAAGTTTTCCCTTACCTACCTTTTTATTGCTCATGACCTGTCAATGGTAAAGCATATAAGCAGCAGGGTAGGTGTAATGTATTTAGGAAAGCTTGTGGAACTTGCAGAAAGTAACGAGCTTTACAGCAATCCTTTGCATCCGTACACACAGGCACTGCTTTCTGCAATACCAATACCTGACCCGAAAATCTCTAAAGAAAGGACAAGAATTATATTGGAAGGAGACGTTCCAAGCCCTCTCAATCCGCCAACCGGTTGCAGGTTTAGAACAAGATGCAAGTATGCGTTTGACAGGTGTAAGGAAGAGGAGCCCAAGTTTAGGGATGTTGGTAGTGGTCATTACGTGGCCTGCCACTTGATGGATAAAAAATAA
- a CDS encoding ABC transporter ATP-binding protein, with translation MAEKLLEVKNLKTSFFTHVGEVKAVNDVSFDVYEGQTVGIVGESGSGKSVTSMSIMRLIAPPGKIVDGQIIFEGKDILKLSEKEMRDIRGNKISMIFQDPMTSLNPVFTIGNQLIEAIKIHNKVSKAQAKKRAIEMLKLVGIPSPERRLSQYPHEFSGGMRQRVMIAMALSCNPKLLIADEPTTALDVTIQAQILDLLKKLQQQLKMSIILITHDLGVVADICQKVIVMYGGIIVEEGTVDDIFYNPKHPYTWGLLRSVPKMHLGLKKRLVPIEGQPPDLLKPPKGCPFAPRCEYAMRVCLQVRPPLFEVGDGHRSRCWLNHQYAPQSLLEKVKTANE, from the coding sequence TTGGCTGAAAAATTGTTAGAAGTAAAGAATCTGAAAACATCATTTTTTACACATGTTGGAGAAGTAAAGGCAGTAAATGATGTTTCGTTTGACGTATATGAAGGACAGACTGTGGGTATTGTAGGTGAATCTGGAAGCGGTAAAAGTGTGACCTCAATGTCCATCATGAGACTTATTGCACCGCCTGGAAAAATAGTTGACGGTCAGATTATATTTGAAGGTAAGGATATACTAAAGCTTTCTGAGAAAGAAATGAGAGATATTAGAGGAAACAAAATCAGTATGATATTTCAGGACCCAATGACATCTTTAAATCCTGTTTTTACAATTGGAAATCAACTAATTGAAGCTATAAAAATTCACAATAAAGTTTCGAAAGCTCAGGCTAAAAAAAGAGCTATTGAAATGTTAAAGCTTGTTGGCATTCCAAGCCCTGAGCGAAGACTTTCGCAGTACCCTCACGAGTTTTCGGGTGGTATGCGTCAGAGAGTTATGATAGCTATGGCTCTTTCGTGCAACCCCAAGCTTTTAATTGCAGATGAGCCAACAACTGCACTTGACGTTACCATCCAGGCTCAGATATTAGACCTTTTGAAAAAACTTCAACAGCAGCTTAAGATGTCAATTATACTTATTACTCATGACCTTGGTGTTGTGGCAGATATATGTCAAAAAGTAATTGTAATGTATGGTGGAATCATTGTTGAGGAAGGCACTGTTGATGATATATTTTACAACCCCAAGCATCCTTATACATGGGGGCTTTTGAGGTCTGTGCCAAAGATGCATTTAGGTCTTAAGAAAAGGCTTGTGCCAATAGAAGGTCAGCCGCCAGATCTTCTAAAGCCGCCAAAAGGGTGTCCGTTTGCGCCAAGGTGCGAATATGCAATGAGAGTTTGCTTACAAGTAAGACCACCACTTTTCGAAGTTGGAGACGGGCACAGGTCAAGGTGCTGGCTGAATCACCAGTATGCTCCACAGAGTTTATTAGAAAAGGTGAAAACTGCAAACGAATAA
- a CDS encoding ABC transporter permease — translation MENISKELFVPVPKEERQQETIVRPSVSYWQDAWRRLKSNKVAMVSMWTIVFFVLLAVVGPIIMPYKYDQQIVGQEGLPPSLSHLFGTDDLGRDLFVRCLYGMRISLSIGIIATIINIVIGVLYGGISGYVGGKVDNIMMRVVDILYSIPLMIYVILLSVSLKPYLKELFDKYSFLNGLKTVGAPLVCIYIALGLTYWISMARIVRGEILSLKQQEYVTAAKTIGASGFRILLRHLIPNSMGSIIVTATLQIPSAIFTESFLSFIGLGVDAPVPSLGSLASDALNGFISYPYRLFFPSLLLCLIILTFNLFGDGLRDALDPRMRK, via the coding sequence ATGGAGAATATATCAAAAGAACTTTTTGTACCAGTTCCAAAAGAAGAAAGGCAGCAAGAGACAATTGTCAGACCAAGTGTGAGTTACTGGCAGGATGCATGGCGAAGACTCAAATCTAATAAAGTAGCAATGGTATCAATGTGGACAATAGTGTTTTTTGTATTGCTTGCTGTAGTTGGTCCAATTATTATGCCATATAAGTATGATCAGCAAATAGTTGGACAAGAAGGCTTACCACCTTCACTATCTCATTTGTTTGGGACAGATGATCTTGGCAGAGACCTCTTTGTCAGATGTTTATATGGTATGCGTATTTCTCTTTCTATAGGTATTATTGCAACAATTATAAATATTGTGATTGGTGTTTTATATGGTGGTATTTCGGGTTATGTGGGCGGCAAAGTTGACAATATTATGATGAGAGTAGTTGATATTCTGTACAGCATTCCGTTAATGATATATGTTATTCTTCTTTCAGTGTCACTAAAACCTTATTTGAAGGAACTTTTTGACAAATATTCGTTTTTGAACGGGCTTAAGACAGTGGGTGCACCACTTGTTTGCATATACATTGCACTGGGACTTACTTACTGGATTTCAATGGCAAGGATTGTACGTGGCGAGATATTGAGCTTAAAACAGCAAGAGTATGTCACAGCGGCAAAGACAATTGGTGCAAGTGGCTTTAGAATTTTGCTCAGGCACCTGATTCCAAACAGCATGGGGTCAATTATAGTCACTGCTACACTGCAGATTCCAAGTGCTATTTTTACTGAGTCTTTCTTGAGTTTTATTGGTCTTGGGGTTGATGCACCGGTTCCGTCACTGGGTTCTTTAGCTTCAGATGCTTTGAATGGATTTATATCATACCCTTATAGGCTATTTTTCCCATCGCTTTTATTATGTTTAATAATACTTACATTTAACCTGTTTGGAGATGGACTCAGAGATGCACTTGATCCGAGAATGAGAAAATAA
- a CDS encoding ABC transporter permease — protein sequence MARYILKRIVWSIVSLFVIITVTFFLMRMIPGGPFTGEKTLPEEILRNLNEKYGLNKPLAIQYFKYLNSLLHGDLGISMRNQGRTVNEIIAETFPVSAKVGILAIILSLLIGIPLGIWSAVHQGKWQDNLSMVIATIFITIPGFVLAVILMYIFGVKLQLVPIMGLDEPRSYILPVVTLAAYPISFIARLIRSSMLESLSQDYIRTARAKGLSDFIVVYKHALKNSLIPVVTYLGPLIAGILTGSFVVEKIFAIPGMGRFYVESITNRDYSLVMGTTIFYAAFLIFMNLIVDIIYVFIDPRIKLED from the coding sequence GTGGCAAGATACATACTTAAAAGGATAGTGTGGTCCATTGTATCATTATTCGTGATAATTACTGTTACGTTTTTTCTCATGAGAATGATACCAGGTGGTCCGTTCACTGGTGAAAAGACTTTGCCTGAGGAGATTTTACGAAACCTGAACGAAAAATATGGACTCAACAAACCGCTTGCAATCCAGTACTTTAAGTATTTAAATAGCCTTTTGCACGGCGATTTGGGAATTTCAATGAGAAATCAGGGTAGAACTGTCAATGAAATTATTGCAGAGACATTTCCTGTTTCTGCCAAGGTAGGTATTTTAGCTATAATCCTAAGCCTTTTGATAGGGATACCTCTTGGTATTTGGTCAGCCGTGCATCAAGGAAAGTGGCAAGACAATTTGTCGATGGTGATAGCTACAATTTTCATTACAATACCTGGATTTGTGCTTGCGGTAATTTTGATGTATATCTTTGGTGTAAAGCTTCAGCTTGTTCCTATTATGGGGTTAGATGAGCCAAGAAGTTATATTCTTCCGGTTGTGACGCTGGCAGCTTATCCAATATCCTTTATTGCAAGGCTTATTCGAAGCAGTATGCTTGAAAGTTTATCACAGGACTATATAAGAACTGCACGGGCGAAAGGACTTTCAGATTTCATAGTTGTTTATAAACATGCGCTGAAGAATTCTCTGATTCCTGTTGTTACTTACTTGGGACCTTTAATTGCAGGAATACTCACTGGTAGTTTTGTGGTTGAAAAGATTTTTGCAATTCCAGGAATGGGTAGATTTTATGTAGAGAGCATAACAAATAGAGACTATTCGCTTGTAATGGGAACCACAATATTTTATGCAGCGTTTTTGATATTTATGAATCTTATTGTAGACATTATCTATGTATTTATAGACCCGCGTATAAAACTTGAGGACTGA
- a CDS encoding L-lactate dehydrogenase, protein MRKLGKIVIIGTGFVGASTAFALVDAGLATELVLIDVNRAKAEGEAMDLNHGISFVKPVKIWAGDYEDCKDADIIIITAGANQKPGETRLDLTHKNAQITKSIVENIIKYTQDAILLMVTNPVDVLTYVMYKVSGLPKNQIIGSGTVLDSSRFRYLLAQHCQVDVRNVHAYILGEHGDSEIAAWSLTNIGGVNFMQECLLCGKNCSPEVKEQIFNKVKNAAYEIIERKGATYYAIALAVRRIVEAIIRDENSILPVSSIVDDVYGVKDVAISLPAIVNKSGVVKVFDIPLTDEEKEKLKNSAQVIKSVIESLKL, encoded by the coding sequence ATGAGAAAACTGGGTAAAATTGTAATAATTGGAACAGGATTTGTTGGCGCATCCACTGCTTTTGCTCTTGTAGATGCTGGGCTTGCAACAGAACTTGTTCTGATTGACGTAAACCGTGCAAAAGCTGAAGGTGAAGCGATGGATTTAAATCACGGAATATCCTTTGTAAAACCCGTCAAGATATGGGCAGGTGATTATGAGGATTGCAAAGATGCTGATATAATAATAATTACTGCTGGTGCCAATCAAAAGCCTGGTGAAACAAGGCTCGACCTTACTCATAAAAATGCACAGATTACAAAGTCGATAGTGGAAAATATTATCAAATACACGCAGGATGCAATACTTTTAATGGTCACCAATCCTGTTGATGTTCTCACTTACGTAATGTATAAAGTTTCAGGTCTGCCAAAAAATCAGATTATAGGATCTGGGACAGTCTTAGACTCATCGCGATTCAGATACCTCTTGGCACAGCACTGTCAGGTCGACGTGAGAAATGTCCATGCATATATCTTGGGCGAACATGGAGATAGTGAGATTGCTGCATGGTCGCTTACAAACATAGGTGGCGTGAATTTTATGCAAGAGTGTCTTTTGTGCGGGAAAAACTGCTCACCCGAAGTAAAAGAACAAATTTTCAACAAAGTAAAAAACGCTGCATATGAAATAATTGAAAGAAAAGGAGCAACATATTACGCCATTGCATTGGCTGTTAGAAGAATTGTTGAAGCTATAATCAGAGATGAAAATTCTATACTTCCTGTCTCATCAATAGTTGATGACGTATATGGTGTAAAAGACGTTGCAATTTCTCTTCCTGCAATTGTCAACAAAAGCGGAGTTGTAAAGGTATTTGATATACCGCTGACAGATGAGGAAAAAGAAAAGCTCAAAAACTCTGCTCAGGTAATAAAAAGTGTGATAGAGTCTTTAAAATTATAA
- the rpsT gene encoding 30S ribosomal protein S20 yields MANTKSAKKKIKVIRRRTIENKIQKFKMKKAIKEVKKALLSGDIEKAKELYSKAAKLIDQTAAKGVIHKNNASRKKSRLMKLINKYAALSSPQPESKAQ; encoded by the coding sequence TTGGCAAACACAAAGTCTGCTAAAAAGAAGATAAAAGTTATAAGACGTAGAACTATTGAAAATAAGATTCAAAAGTTTAAAATGAAAAAAGCTATAAAAGAGGTCAAAAAAGCACTGCTTAGCGGTGACATCGAAAAGGCAAAAGAACTTTACTCAAAAGCTGCAAAGCTCATTGACCAGACAGCTGCAAAAGGTGTTATACACAAGAACAATGCTTCAAGAAAGAAATCAAGACTTATGAAGCTCATCAACAAGTACGCTGCTCTGTCTTCGCCACAGCCAGAATCAAAAGCTCAATAA
- the holA gene encoding DNA polymerase III subunit delta, producing the protein MAEKSKEIIKELNSQLLKKDFKKIYLFYGQEIFLIDEYTRRFSYAIVGGNLNNIVKFDGETANYNDIINEMFSISFDLEPKVLIFKNFFKYASTNSSLNLSAIIDNLKNFKSDSTYIIFKEYEAKENKFFSALKQIAYSAEFVQPSMPDLVKWVQNVMSKEGKAISENMAQEIILHYNKDMMLIYNHLQVLISYLGKRSKVTHDDILKTLTDNPQDHIFQMLDAFATKDTEGGYKYLRELYQLRTSVSKILALILRHFKILGMLKEMQETNKKQIAKQLGILEFFVDKYKKQAESLTLDKIKSIIQKTIEYEYMIKKGQIDDETALEMLLYQIVK; encoded by the coding sequence TTGGCTGAAAAATCAAAAGAGATTATAAAAGAATTAAATTCGCAGCTCTTGAAAAAGGATTTCAAGAAGATTTACCTTTTTTATGGACAAGAAATATTTTTGATTGACGAATATACGAGGCGCTTTAGCTATGCCATCGTTGGTGGGAATTTGAACAACATAGTAAAGTTTGACGGTGAGACTGCAAATTATAATGATATAATAAACGAAATGTTTTCAATATCTTTTGATTTAGAGCCAAAAGTGCTAATCTTCAAAAACTTTTTCAAGTATGCATCTACAAACTCCAGCTTAAATCTTTCTGCTATCATAGATAATCTCAAAAATTTTAAAAGTGACAGTACTTATATAATCTTTAAAGAATACGAAGCGAAAGAAAACAAGTTTTTTTCTGCCCTGAAACAAATAGCTTATTCTGCAGAGTTTGTGCAGCCTTCCATGCCCGATTTGGTAAAGTGGGTTCAAAATGTAATGTCAAAAGAAGGGAAAGCAATCTCTGAAAATATGGCACAAGAGATTATTCTTCATTACAACAAGGATATGATGCTTATCTACAACCATTTACAAGTTCTCATTTCATATCTTGGCAAAAGGAGCAAGGTTACGCATGATGATATATTAAAGACCTTGACCGACAATCCACAAGACCATATATTCCAGATGCTTGATGCTTTTGCCACAAAGGACACAGAAGGTGGTTATAAATATCTGAGAGAGCTGTATCAGCTCAGGACGAGTGTCAGCAAGATTTTGGCTTTGATTTTGCGTCATTTTAAGATACTTGGAATGTTAAAAGAGATGCAGGAGACAAATAAGAAACAGATTGCAAAACAGCTTGGTATTCTTGAGTTCTTTGTTGACAAGTACAAAAAACAAGCAGAAAGCTTAACCCTTGACAAGATAAAATCTATAATCCAAAAAACCATAGAATATGAGTACATGATAAAAAAAGGGCAAATTGATGATGAGACAGCACTTGAAATGCTTTTGTACCAGATTGTAAAATAA
- a CDS encoding DNA internalization-related competence protein ComEC/Rec2 — MTRKAIFVAGFMMIGIVLGRNIKEIETLVFCLLLILGALCAAYYFFPQYFKKEKFLFILCFLFLTLQLFRTHYIFYVCEPQKNLDGRHVSIVGSVCSFPETSEKKTSFYLKTNLNAKAVTLRVTTESKKSIFYGDTVKVSGKLKIPKGKTNRFGFDYKEYLKGKGAIYTLFSKDIEVISQGKNVLSLLNRFSTMLNNLIDRSFKNDISSLLKGLILGNKSTIPDDMYKDFQRSGLAHLLAVSGGNVGVLCAFVEILFRRILKVYGKGVNSLIIGVIIVFAIVTGMSASVVRASIMAAIFYAGRIIYRNSDTLNSLAVSSVLMLLVNPLFLFDVGFQLSFLSVLSIILFYKGIYEYIAKLKIPSGVSSLIAVSISAQILILPLLAYYFSEVSVISFFTNIVAVPVASAVVPSGLMYFIFLIFNIDILPFKWFLEVCVNVLMFLSRLSHVGFSHVKVILWDEKLIFCYYSVVAYLIFKSFMSRQLKYVIYLSIGGLLVAFIFQMLVNYNRLIINVIDVGQGDSSLITYKGFSMLIDTGPEYEDFSSLKRVVLPYILKRGVSKLDVLVLTHKHRDHIGDFDYLLDEMEVDRIVTSKEVYLENAQKFKGQKVVLVDSFKVYRYKNLKAYFIPPVEQDENSSVVVKLTFGNFSMLFTGDASYESEMEYMKRFNLQATILKVGHHGSSTATSEEFLESVKPKVAVISVGKGNIFGHPSNEVLQRLKSKNIKVYRTDSNGTVDILVDRNKVIINPYIVR; from the coding sequence ATGACAAGAAAGGCGATATTTGTTGCCGGTTTTATGATGATAGGAATTGTTCTGGGCAGAAATATAAAAGAAATTGAGACACTTGTATTTTGCCTTTTGCTAATTTTAGGAGCGCTGTGTGCTGCCTACTATTTTTTTCCTCAGTACTTTAAAAAGGAAAAGTTTTTGTTTATTTTATGTTTTCTTTTTCTTACACTGCAGCTTTTCAGGACACACTACATTTTCTATGTCTGCGAACCACAAAAAAATCTGGATGGGAGACATGTTTCTATTGTTGGTAGTGTGTGCTCATTTCCCGAGACAAGTGAAAAAAAGACTTCCTTTTATCTGAAAACAAATCTAAACGCAAAGGCTGTTACTCTTAGAGTTACAACAGAGTCTAAAAAAAGTATTTTTTATGGAGATACTGTAAAAGTTTCTGGAAAACTTAAAATTCCAAAAGGAAAGACAAATAGATTTGGATTTGACTACAAGGAATATTTGAAAGGCAAAGGTGCTATTTATACACTTTTCTCAAAAGACATAGAGGTTATCTCTCAAGGCAAAAATGTTCTCAGTCTTCTCAATAGATTTTCTACAATGCTAAATAATCTCATAGATAGGTCTTTTAAAAATGATATATCTTCACTTTTGAAAGGTCTAATTCTTGGCAACAAATCCACAATTCCGGATGATATGTACAAAGACTTTCAGCGAAGCGGGCTTGCTCACCTTCTTGCGGTCTCTGGTGGAAATGTAGGTGTGCTATGCGCTTTTGTTGAGATTTTGTTCAGAAGAATATTAAAGGTTTATGGTAAGGGAGTAAACTCTTTAATAATAGGTGTTATAATTGTTTTTGCTATTGTCACAGGTATGTCAGCATCTGTTGTTAGAGCCTCAATTATGGCGGCAATCTTCTATGCTGGAAGAATTATTTACAGAAATTCTGATACGCTCAACAGCTTGGCAGTATCAAGCGTTTTGATGCTACTTGTAAATCCACTTTTTCTTTTTGATGTTGGGTTTCAGCTGTCTTTTTTGAGTGTTCTTTCGATAATTCTGTTTTATAAAGGGATATATGAGTATATTGCAAAGTTAAAGATACCAAGCGGTGTATCTTCACTTATTGCAGTTTCAATTTCTGCTCAGATTTTAATATTGCCATTGTTGGCTTATTATTTTTCTGAGGTCTCAGTTATTTCATTCTTTACAAACATAGTTGCTGTGCCAGTTGCAAGTGCTGTTGTGCCAAGTGGGCTGATGTATTTTATATTTTTGATCTTCAATATAGATATATTACCATTTAAATGGTTTTTAGAAGTCTGTGTAAACGTGCTAATGTTCCTTTCAAGATTATCTCATGTAGGGTTTTCGCATGTGAAGGTCATTTTATGGGATGAGAAGCTAATATTTTGTTACTATTCTGTTGTAGCTTATTTGATTTTTAAAAGCTTTATGAGCAGGCAACTAAAATATGTGATTTATTTGAGCATTGGTGGGCTGCTTGTGGCATTCATTTTCCAGATGCTCGTGAATTACAACAGGCTCATCATAAACGTAATAGATGTAGGACAGGGAGACAGTAGCCTTATTACATACAAGGGATTTTCAATGCTGATTGATACAGGACCTGAGTATGAAGATTTCAGCAGCTTGAAAAGAGTTGTTCTTCCGTATATACTCAAAAGAGGAGTGTCAAAACTTGATGTTTTGGTGTTGACACATAAGCACAGGGACCACATTGGAGACTTTGATTATCTGCTTGATGAGATGGAGGTTGACAGGATTGTAACGTCAAAAGAGGTCTATCTTGAAAATGCTCAAAAGTTCAAAGGGCAAAAGGTTGTGTTAGTAGATAGCTTTAAAGTTTATCGCTACAAGAATTTAAAAGCCTATTTTATCCCACCGGTAGAACAAGATGAAAATAGTTCTGTTGTTGTGAAGCTGACCTTTGGCAATTTTAGCATGCTTTTTACAGGTGATGCTTCATATGAGTCTGAGATGGAATACATGAAAAGGTTTAATTTACAAGCGACCATTTTAAAAGTGGGGCACCATGGAAGCAGCACCGCAACATCTGAAGAATTTTTGGAAAGTGTGAAGCCGAAGGTTGCTGTGATTTCAGTAGGAAAAGGCAACATATTTGGACATCCTTCAAATGAGGTCTTGCAAAGGCTCAAGAGCAAAAATATAAAGGTTTACAGGACAGATTCAAATGGAACCGTAGATATATTGGTTGACAGAAATAAAGTGATAATAAATCCCTATATTGTGAGGTGA
- a CDS encoding PHP domain-containing protein, producing MIDLHVHTTFSDGTFTPQEVVRFAKEKGLFAIAITDHDTTDGVKDAIEEGERLGLKVVSGVEISADFEIEMHILGLFIDIDNKFLQQKLKMLEKFRKERNPQIIKKLRQMGYNISMEEVEKLALGEMIGRPHIAKVLVQKGYFSTTKEVFEKLLGFGKPAYVKKEKLKPQEAIEAIKKAGGLAILAHPHKYLYLEEGSENVFLELKEYGLDGIEVFHSDHNQIETSMLLEIAKKLDLAISGGSDFHGENKPEICIGVGKGNLKIDDEIFYMLESRVLKR from the coding sequence ATGATTGACCTTCATGTTCATACAACATTTTCTGATGGGACATTTACTCCTCAAGAAGTTGTTAGATTTGCTAAAGAAAAAGGACTTTTTGCTATTGCAATAACTGACCATGATACAACAGATGGAGTTAAGGATGCTATTGAAGAGGGAGAAAGACTTGGACTTAAGGTAGTCAGTGGTGTTGAGATAAGTGCTGATTTTGAGATAGAGATGCACATTTTAGGGCTTTTTATAGATATTGATAATAAATTCTTACAGCAAAAACTTAAAATGTTAGAAAAATTCAGAAAAGAAAGAAATCCTCAAATAATTAAAAAGCTCAGACAAATGGGTTACAACATCTCAATGGAAGAGGTAGAAAAACTTGCTTTAGGTGAGATGATAGGAAGACCTCATATTGCTAAGGTACTTGTTCAAAAAGGGTACTTTTCTACTACAAAAGAGGTATTTGAAAAGCTTTTAGGTTTTGGAAAGCCTGCTTATGTAAAGAAGGAAAAATTAAAGCCTCAGGAAGCTATTGAGGCAATAAAAAAGGCAGGCGGACTTGCTATTTTGGCACATCCTCACAAGTATTTATATCTGGAAGAGGGAAGCGAAAACGTATTTTTGGAACTAAAAGAATATGGGCTTGACGGCATTGAGGTTTTCCACTCAGACCACAATCAAATAGAGACAAGTATGCTACTTGAAATTGCTAAAAAACTTGACCTTGCTATCAGCGGTGGAAGCGACTTTCATGGAGAAAACAAACCGGAAATTTGTATAGGTGTTGGTAAGGGAAATTTAAAAATAGATGATGAAATTTTTTATATGTTGGAAAGCAGGGTACTAAAACGATGA
- a CDS encoding NAD(P)/FAD-dependent oxidoreductase encodes MSTMYDVIIVGAGPCGIFTAYELVKTSSAANVVIFEKGRDIESRECPKRVTNVCSGCKPCNITTGFSGAGAFSDGKLSLSPNVGGRIQEFVGQSKAVELIRYVDSIYLENGADTKVYGTNSQVIEEIKRKATVANLMLVESPIRHLGTEEAKKIYKRFQDFLLANNIEIKFKTPVKDLIVEDGKAAGVVAEDGSIYRAKNVVICVGREGASWLSKIIEKYNIPCDNNRVDIGVRVETPNHIWKGITEHLYESKFIYYTKTFDDKVRTFCMNPGGYVAVEHYDNLAVVNGHSYKNIKSDNTNFALLVSKHFTDPFKDSIKYGKYIAELANMLSGGKVLVQRYGDFIRGRRSNEERIRRNSVVPTLQDAVAGDLSLVLPYRIMLDIKEMIEALDYVVQGVASFDTLLYGVEVKFYSNEVKVKNNFECLTIQNLYFGGDGAGITRGLMQASVNGVLIAREIANKL; translated from the coding sequence ATGAGCACAATGTATGATGTCATTATTGTAGGGGCAGGACCATGTGGAATATTCACGGCGTATGAGCTTGTAAAAACTTCTTCTGCGGCAAACGTTGTGATATTCGAGAAAGGAAGAGACATCGAGTCAAGAGAGTGTCCAAAGAGAGTTACAAATGTTTGCAGCGGCTGCAAACCCTGCAATATAACAACTGGATTTTCGGGTGCAGGTGCATTTTCAGATGGGAAGTTGTCACTATCACCAAACGTTGGTGGCAGAATTCAAGAATTTGTTGGGCAAAGCAAGGCAGTAGAGCTAATAAGGTACGTAGATAGCATATACCTTGAAAATGGAGCAGACACTAAAGTATATGGTACAAATAGCCAGGTGATTGAGGAAATAAAAAGGAAGGCAACTGTTGCAAACCTCATGCTTGTTGAAAGTCCAATAAGACATCTTGGCACCGAAGAGGCAAAAAAGATATACAAAAGATTCCAGGATTTTCTTTTGGCAAATAACATTGAGATAAAGTTCAAAACCCCTGTAAAAGACTTGATTGTAGAAGACGGGAAGGCAGCAGGGGTTGTTGCTGAGGATGGCAGTATATACCGTGCAAAAAATGTAGTTATATGTGTTGGTCGTGAGGGTGCAAGTTGGCTTTCTAAAATTATAGAAAAATACAATATTCCGTGCGACAACAATAGAGTTGACATAGGTGTTAGGGTTGAGACACCAAATCACATTTGGAAAGGGATTACCGAACATCTATATGAGAGTAAATTTATTTACTATACAAAAACCTTTGACGACAAAGTAAGAACATTTTGCATGAACCCTGGCGGATATGTTGCGGTTGAACACTATGACAACTTGGCAGTTGTAAATGGACACAGTTATAAAAATATCAAAAGTGATAACACAAACTTTGCGCTGCTTGTCTCAAAACATTTTACTGATCCGTTCAAAGACAGTATAAAATATGGAAAGTACATTGCAGAACTTGCCAATATGCTATCGGGTGGGAAGGTACTTGTGCAACGTTATGGGGACTTTATTAGAGGAAGAAGGTCTAACGAGGAGAGAATAAGGAGAAACTCTGTGGTTCCTACATTGCAAGATGCAGTAGCAGGGGATTTGAGCCTTGTTTTGCCATACAGGATAATGCTTGATATAAAAGAGATGATTGAAGCTTTGGACTATGTAGTGCAGGGAGTTGCATCGTTTGACACGCTGCTTTATGGTGTTGAGGTTAAGTTTTATTCAAACGAGGTAAAAGTCAAGAACAATTTTGAGTGTTTAACAATTCAGAACCTTTATTTTGGTGGCGATGGAGCAGGAATTACAAGAGGACTTATGCAGGCGAGCGTGAATGGAGTTTTGATTGCTCGCGAGATTGCAAATAAATTATAA